GCGCATCAGGAAGTTGAGCAGCCCCCTGGAACGCTCGGGGTCCTTGCCGACCTCCTCCAGGGACTGCTCCCCGGCGGTCGACACCCGCGCTGCCCAGAGCACGTCGGTGTCGGAGGCGCTGTGCTTGACCAGCTCCACCGTCACGTCGTCGAGAAAACGTGCCTCTGCCCCATCGTCCGTCAACTTGCTCCCCCTCGTCGCACCAACAGTCGCCACATTATTCCAGGGGCTCAGCCGTCCCAGGGTCGGGCACCCGTCACAACCGGTATATCCGCCGGGCGTTGCCCGAGCCGATCATCTGGGCCACCCGGGCGGCGTCGGCCGCGCTCCACTCGCCGTCGGCCAGCCGCGCGGCGAGCGCCCCGGCCAGGCCGCGCCGGTAGTGCAGGGCGCCGAGGTGGCAGGTCTCGGCCACACCGTGGCCACCGGAGCCGAACAGCTGCTTGTGGAACGGCACGAGCTCCAGCAGTTCCGCCATGACCGCGGCCGAACCCGTGGCGCTGCGGGTCAGGGCCGCTCCCACATCGACGTAGACGTGCGGGAGGGCGCCCGCCAGGCTGGCCGCCTGGCGGTGGAACGGGTGGGAGCGCAGCAGGACGACGGGGACGCCCACCGGCTGCACGGCCATGATGAAGCCGGTCACCGGCGCCGGACCGGTGCCGTGCGGGCCGGGGTCGGGGCCCCAGCCGGGACCGGCGTGGACTCCGGAGGAGCCGGCCCCCCCGGAAGCGCCGCCGTACGCGCCGCGACGGCCCGAGGTGACACGGCCGCCGCGCCCCGGGTGGGCGCCGTGGCGCGTACCGCCGGCGTAGCGGGCGAGACCGGTGTGGAACTGCAGCGGCCGCCCGTACTCCCTGGCCACGTCGACGGCCGTCCAGAGCAGGTGGCGCAGCAGCACCTGGTCGGTGAGTTCCTCCCCCGGGCAGGCCAGCCGCCGGGTGGCCGCCGCGATCACCGCTCCCCGGCTCGGCCTGGCCGGATCGAGGTGGTGGCCGGACCTGTGGGCCGTGACCGACTTCAGGGCGACGGCGCGGGCGGCCCGCTCGGCGAGGTTCTGGGCGAGGGCGGAGATGTAGGAGACTCCTGAGACGGCGGTCCCGGCGACCTCCTCCTCGGCCCGCTCGATGTGGACGACCCGCGCGGTCTCCGCGCCGCCCGCGTGGCCCGTCCCGGTCCTCGGCGGCACCCCGGCCCCGCCGAGGCCGGCGTCGAAGCGGTCCGGACGATCCAGACGATCCACAGCGCCGGGGCCCTCGGACCCCCGGGAGCCGCCGAGAGCGCCGAGCCCTCCGGCGCCCCCGCGACCGCCGGGACCGCCGAGGTCGCCGGACCCCTCGAAGCCGCCGAAGCCCTCCGGACCCGGGCCGTCGGAGTCGTCGAAACCATCAAAACCGTCGGAACCGTCGGAACCGTCGAACAGGAAGGTGGCGATCCCCGCGGCGTCCAGCAGCCGCCGGTTCACCTCGGCCGCGCCGAGCTCCATCCTGCGGGCCAGGTAGACGGCGGGCGGCACGTGCGGGGCGAGGCCGAGGACGGGTGCGCACCAGCGGCGGACCGCGGCGCCCGCGGGGGTGTCGAAATGGGTGGTGCCCGGCGGCGCCGGAGTCCCCGCGTCGGTGAGCAGCGTCTCGAACCGGGCCCGGGTCAGGTCGTCGCGGCACACGCCGTGGCAGTTGTGGTCGACCAGCGGCGCCAGCAGCGCCTCCCGTACGGCGTCGGGCAGCTCGACGGGCAGCACGCCGTCCGACCTCATGCCCGCTCCTCCCCGCCGCGGGCGTACCGGCCGGGCCTGGCCCGGTACGCCCGCGATCTCCACGACGGGGAGAACTCTAGGATCATCCGGCGCGACCGCCGGGCGCGGAATACGGGTTCTTTACCCGGTCGTGCGGCAGAGCCGGAGAACGTTGGCGATGATCTTCGCTCCCGAGCCTCCCCCGGCGGTGAGGATCGACTCGGGATGGAACTGCACCGCGAAGCGGCGTCGCTCCACGTCCTCGATCGCCATCACCGCGCCGTCCGGGGTGAGCGCGGTGGCGGTGAACCCGGCGACGCCCGCCCGCTTGGCGTGGACCGAGTGGTAGCGCGCGGCGGTGAACTCCTCGGGGAGACCGTCGAGCAGGGCGCTGTCGCCCAGCCGCCGTACCTGGCCGCGCTTGCCGTGCTCGGGGTAGGACAGCAGTTCGAGGGTGCCGCCCGCCTGCTCCACCATGCCCTGCAGGCCGAGGCAGACGCCGAACACCGGCAGGTCGCGTTCGTAGAGGGCGCCGACCAGAGCGGGCAGGCCGAAGTCGGACGGCCAGCCGGGGCCGGGCGACAGCACCACCAGGGAGGGCGCGATCTCGTCGATCATCGTGACGGGGAAGCCGTGCCTGAGCGTGACGACCTCGGCGCCCTGCTGGCGGAAGTAGTCGGCGAGGGTGTTGACGAAGGAGTCCTCGTGGTCGACGAGCAGCACCTTCATGCCGCTTCCCGGCTGCTCGGCGACCACCTCCGCCTCGACCTGCTCCAGCGGGGCCGCGCCGACCGCCGCCAGGGCGCCCAGCAGGGCGCTGGCCTTGAGCTCGGTCTCCCGCTCCTCGGCCTCGGGGTCGGAGTCGAACAGCAGCGTGGCCCCGGCCCTGACGGTGGCGACCCCGCCGCGGATCTGCGCGGTGCGCAGGGTCAGGCCGGTGTTCATCGAGCCGTCGAAGCCGATGTAGCCGACCGCCCCGCCGTACCAGCGCCGCGTGGTCTCCTCGTGGTCCTCGATGAACTGCATCGCCCAGGTCTTGGGGGCTCCGGTGACGGTGACGGCCCACATGTGGGTGAGGAAGGCGTCGAGGGCGTCGAACTCCGGACGCAGCCGGCCCTCGATGTGGTCGACGGTGTGGATGAGCCGGGAGTACATCTCGATCTGGCGGCGGCCGATCACCTGAACCGTCCCCGGCACGCAGATGCGGGACTTGTCGTTGCGGTCCACGTCGGTGCACATGGTCAGCTCCGACTCCTCCTTGACGCTGGACAGGAGGGTCCGGATCGCGTCGGCGTCCTCGATGGGGTTGCCGCCGCGGGCGATGGTGCCGGAGATGGGGCAGGTCTCGACGCGGTCGCCGCTGACCCGGACGTACATCTCCGGGGAGGC
This region of Streptosporangium sp. NBC_01495 genomic DNA includes:
- a CDS encoding amidohydrolase family protein; translation: MRSDGVLPVELPDAVREALLAPLVDHNCHGVCRDDLTRARFETLLTDAGTPAPPGTTHFDTPAGAAVRRWCAPVLGLAPHVPPAVYLARRMELGAAEVNRRLLDAAGIATFLFDGSDGSDGFDGFDDSDGPGPEGFGGFEGSGDLGGPGGRGGAGGLGALGGSRGSEGPGAVDRLDRPDRFDAGLGGAGVPPRTGTGHAGGAETARVVHIERAEEEVAGTAVSGVSYISALAQNLAERAARAVALKSVTAHRSGHHLDPARPSRGAVIAAATRRLACPGEELTDQVLLRHLLWTAVDVAREYGRPLQFHTGLARYAGGTRHGAHPGRGGRVTSGRRGAYGGASGGAGSSGVHAGPGWGPDPGPHGTGPAPVTGFIMAVQPVGVPVVLLRSHPFHRQAASLAGALPHVYVDVGAALTRSATGSAAVMAELLELVPFHKQLFGSGGHGVAETCHLGALHYRRGLAGALAARLADGEWSAADAARVAQMIGSGNARRIYRL
- a CDS encoding anthranilate synthase component I → METSRYTTAGGIGVEVTASDVPETVLEDVVTTLGERRGGVLSSGMEYPGRYSRWHLAYVDPCLEIVARGRRISARALNARGRVVLPAIVSCLLAAGKPVEEPTADLVEVHVAESEDILPEEMRSRRPTVFTAIREIIAAFKGENEHLGLYGSFGYDLAFQFEPIRQVLKRATDQRDLVLHLPDRVMVIDRKRETSKEFRYEFTVDGVSTHGLAREGEVVPLTPPPSELPADPERGSYAKVVAAAKEKFVRGDLFEVVPGQVFHAPCTDPAAFYRGLRKVNPAPYEFLFNLGEGEHLVGASPEMYVRVSGDRVETCPISGTIARGGNPIEDADAIRTLLSSVKEESELTMCTDVDRNDKSRICVPGTVQVIGRRQIEMYSRLIHTVDHIEGRLRPEFDALDAFLTHMWAVTVTGAPKTWAMQFIEDHEETTRRWYGGAVGYIGFDGSMNTGLTLRTAQIRGGVATVRAGATLLFDSDPEAEERETELKASALLGALAAVGAAPLEQVEAEVVAEQPGSGMKVLLVDHEDSFVNTLADYFRQQGAEVVTLRHGFPVTMIDEIAPSLVVLSPGPGWPSDFGLPALVGALYERDLPVFGVCLGLQGMVEQAGGTLELLSYPEHGKRGQVRRLGDSALLDGLPEEFTAARYHSVHAKRAGVAGFTATALTPDGAVMAIEDVERRRFAVQFHPESILTAGGGSGAKIIANVLRLCRTTG